One segment of Geminicoccaceae bacterium DNA contains the following:
- a CDS encoding alanine:cation symporter family protein: MMAWAQDQAATAPPSMDEKINEAFANSTGWFVNFIFSPFPGTTFPWIVAWLVIAATIFTLYFGFVQFRAFPHSIALVKGDYSDPNDAGEVSHFQALATALSGTVGLGNIAGVAVAVGIGGPGATFWMILAGLLGMASKFTECTLGVKYRNEYEDGTVSGGPMYYLTKGFAARGLFGGRILAVIFSIFCILGSLGGGNMFQANQAHQQIAGIVGDYPGWITGIIFAAIVFAVIVGGLKSIASVTEKIVPFMGILYCGAAIVIIAMNSDKIGWAFGQVIDGAFTGLGVAGGLVGALIQGFRRAAFSNEAGVGSAAIAHSAVRTKEPITEGFVSLLEPFIDTVVICTMTALVIIITGQLAFDAETGRYIVGENGAIQTITGASGVGLTSAAFESAFSWFPYVLAVAVILFAFSTMISWSYYGLKAWTYLFGEGKTKEVVFKVIFCIFVVIGAAANLGPVIDFSDAAIFAMAVVNIFGLYFLMPIVKEELNSYLSRLKSGEIRKFK, encoded by the coding sequence ATGATGGCCTGGGCTCAGGACCAGGCGGCTACCGCTCCCCCCAGCATGGACGAGAAAATCAACGAGGCCTTTGCCAATTCGACCGGCTGGTTCGTCAATTTCATCTTCAGCCCGTTCCCCGGCACCACATTCCCGTGGATTGTCGCCTGGCTGGTCATTGCGGCCACCATCTTTACCCTTTATTTCGGTTTCGTTCAGTTTCGCGCCTTTCCTCACTCCATCGCCTTGGTGAAGGGCGACTACTCCGATCCCAACGACGCAGGTGAAGTCAGCCACTTCCAGGCACTGGCAACTGCTCTTTCGGGGACAGTCGGCCTCGGCAACATCGCCGGTGTGGCCGTGGCCGTCGGTATCGGCGGTCCGGGTGCAACCTTCTGGATGATTCTCGCCGGTCTGCTGGGCATGGCATCCAAGTTCACCGAATGCACGCTGGGTGTGAAATATCGCAACGAGTATGAGGACGGCACGGTCTCGGGCGGCCCGATGTACTACCTGACCAAGGGGTTCGCCGCCCGTGGCCTGTTCGGTGGCAGGATCCTTGCCGTGATCTTCAGTATCTTCTGCATCCTCGGTTCACTGGGCGGCGGGAACATGTTCCAGGCCAACCAGGCGCATCAGCAGATTGCAGGTATCGTCGGCGACTACCCCGGCTGGATCACCGGCATCATCTTCGCCGCCATCGTCTTTGCCGTCATTGTCGGCGGCCTGAAGTCGATCGCAAGCGTCACCGAAAAGATCGTGCCTTTCATGGGTATCCTCTACTGCGGTGCGGCCATCGTCATCATCGCCATGAATTCGGACAAGATCGGCTGGGCATTCGGCCAGGTCATCGACGGTGCCTTCACCGGCCTTGGCGTTGCCGGCGGACTTGTCGGTGCGCTGATCCAGGGTTTCAGGCGTGCGGCCTTCTCCAACGAGGCCGGCGTCGGTTCCGCGGCCATCGCCCACTCCGCCGTCCGCACCAAGGAGCCGATCACCGAGGGCTTCGTCTCGCTGCTTGAGCCCTTCATCGACACCGTCGTCATCTGCACCATGACCGCCCTGGTCATCATCATCACCGGCCAGCTGGCATTCGATGCCGAGACCGGGCGGTACATCGTCGGCGAAAACGGTGCGATCCAGACCATAACCGGAGCATCCGGCGTCGGCCTGACCTCGGCTGCCTTCGAGAGCGCGTTCAGCTGGTTCCCCTACGTTCTCGCGGTGGCGGTGATCCTGTTCGCCTTCTCGACCATGATCTCCTGGTCCTATTACGGGCTCAAGGCCTGGACTTACCTTTTCGGCGAGGGCAAGACCAAGGAGGTCGTCTTCAAGGTCATCTTCTGCATCTTCGTCGTCATTGGTGCCGCTGCCAATCTTGGTCCCGTCATCGACTTCTCCGACGCCGCCATCTTTGCCATGGCCGTCGTCAACATCTTCGGCCTCTACTTCCTGATGCCGATCGTCAAGGAGGAGTTGAACAGCTACCTGTCGCGCCTGAAGTCCGGCGAGATCAGGAAATTCAAGTAA
- a CDS encoding universal stress protein has protein sequence MTTIFLVGYGEADDSQRALDFAVERAKPAGAEIRLVFVLEWSPYSFLTPDELATRHKRRNEEVARATAMIEPVAQKAAASGVKVETIVRYGHVAEVLCDVAKETSAVQVFVGRGGSSSNLTTRLFGSVPGALVQASPIPVTVVP, from the coding sequence ATGACAACGATATTTCTCGTCGGATACGGCGAGGCCGATGATTCCCAGCGTGCGCTGGATTTTGCCGTCGAGCGGGCGAAGCCGGCCGGTGCCGAGATACGCCTCGTTTTCGTGCTCGAATGGTCGCCCTACAGCTTTCTTACACCCGACGAACTTGCCACCCGGCACAAGCGACGCAATGAGGAAGTCGCTCGTGCGACGGCGATGATCGAGCCTGTCGCACAGAAGGCGGCGGCGAGCGGTGTGAAAGTCGAGACCATTGTTCGCTATGGCCATGTCGCCGAGGTACTCTGCGATGTCGCCAAGGAGACCAGTGCGGTGCAGGTCTTCGTTGGTCGCGGCGGCAGCTCTTCCAACCTGACAACCCGGCTTTTCGGCAGCGTGCCCGGCGCGCTCGTCCAGGCATCCCCCATTCCGGTCACCGTAGTTCCCTGA
- the ald gene encoding alanine dehydrogenase — MLVGVPKEIKNHEYRVGLTPDSVREMVAHGHKVIVETQAGAGIGSSDEDYGASGAEIVGTAAEVFDRAGMVVKVKEPQAVERKMLKEGQLLFTYLHLAPDPEQTKDLVDSGAVCIAYETVTSPAGGLPLLAPMSQVAGRLSIQAGAHCLEKAHGGRGMLLGGVPGVESANVVVIGGGVVGENAIIMALGMRANVTVLDRNVDVLGSLAARYAEHGLNTVYSNKASLERYVLAADLVVGAVLVPGAGAPKVVTRDHVRRMQPGSVLVDVAIDQGGCFETSKATTHADPTYVIDDVVHYCVANMPGAVPRTSTMALNNVTLPYALALADKGYKTALSENPHFRNGLNVARGKVTYKAVAEALGYDYVDPRDMLKD; from the coding sequence ATGCTTGTCGGCGTACCCAAGGAAATCAAGAATCACGAATACCGGGTGGGGCTCACTCCGGACAGCGTCCGCGAGATGGTTGCGCACGGTCACAAGGTGATCGTCGAGACCCAGGCCGGTGCGGGTATCGGTTCATCCGATGAGGACTATGGGGCGAGCGGCGCTGAGATCGTCGGCACGGCTGCCGAGGTGTTCGACCGGGCCGGGATGGTCGTCAAGGTCAAGGAGCCTCAGGCGGTCGAGCGCAAGATGCTCAAGGAAGGGCAGCTCCTTTTCACCTATCTGCACCTGGCTCCCGATCCCGAGCAGACGAAGGATCTTGTCGACAGCGGTGCCGTCTGTATCGCCTACGAGACTGTGACCTCGCCGGCAGGCGGCCTGCCGCTGCTGGCGCCGATGTCCCAGGTCGCCGGGCGGCTGTCGATTCAAGCCGGCGCACACTGTCTCGAGAAGGCCCATGGCGGGCGGGGTATGCTGCTGGGCGGCGTTCCGGGTGTGGAATCGGCCAATGTCGTCGTCATCGGCGGCGGTGTCGTCGGCGAGAACGCCATCATCATGGCATTGGGCATGCGTGCCAATGTCACCGTTCTCGATCGCAATGTCGATGTGCTGGGCAGTCTGGCTGCCCGCTACGCCGAGCATGGCCTGAACACGGTCTACTCCAACAAGGCGTCGCTTGAGCGGTACGTGCTTGCAGCCGATCTTGTGGTAGGCGCCGTACTGGTGCCCGGTGCCGGTGCACCCAAGGTGGTGACCCGCGACCATGTCCGGCGCATGCAGCCGGGATCGGTGCTGGTCGATGTGGCGATTGATCAGGGCGGCTGCTTCGAGACCAGCAAGGCCACGACCCATGCCGATCCTACCTATGTGATCGACGACGTCGTGCATTACTGCGTCGCCAACATGCCTGGTGCGGTGCCGCGCACCTCGACCATGGCCCTCAACAATGTCACGTTGCCTTATGCGCTGGCACTGGCTGACAAGGGATACAAGACAGCACTCTCAGAAAACCCACACTTCCGCAACGGTCTCAACGTGGCCAGGGGCAAGGTCACCTACAAGGCTGTCGCCGAAGCGCTCGGTTACGACTACGTCGATCCGCGCGACATGCTCAAGGACTGA
- a CDS encoding Lrp/AsnC family transcriptional regulator, which produces MELDAADRRILELLQDHGRMTNAELADKAGVSASACHRRLRRLEEAGVIDSYRAMLNQAVIGRPTTIFVEITLASQSEDALDQFEHAVRDCRDVLECHLMAGNADFLLRVAASGPADFERIHRQQLTRLPGVARMRSSFVLRTIMAPRGLPLVNG; this is translated from the coding sequence ATTGAACTCGACGCTGCCGATCGACGCATTCTCGAACTATTGCAGGACCATGGGCGCATGACCAATGCCGAGTTGGCCGACAAGGCCGGCGTTTCGGCATCCGCCTGTCATCGCCGCCTCCGCCGGCTGGAAGAAGCCGGCGTCATCGACAGTTATCGGGCCATGCTCAATCAGGCGGTCATTGGTCGACCGACGACGATTTTCGTCGAAATTACCCTGGCCAGCCAGTCCGAGGATGCACTCGATCAGTTCGAACATGCCGTGCGAGATTGCAGGGACGTGCTTGAATGCCATCTCATGGCGGGTAACGCCGATTTCCTGCTGCGCGTTGCCGCATCGGGACCTGCCGATTTCGAACGTATCCACCGCCAACAGCTCACCCGCCTGCCCGGCGTCGCCCGCATGCGCTCCAGCTTCGTGCTGCGCACCATCATGGCTCCCCGTGGCCTGCCTTTGGTGAATGGCTGA
- a CDS encoding carboxymuconolactone decarboxylase family protein has product MSVDYLALEKDYVARSALLAKAGGEPMKAFRALVRSVGGDSALSHKHKELIALAIGVAIRCEGCIVFHVRACIKAGATRDELVDMLAVAVEMGGGPSSVFGAQALECFDQMAAG; this is encoded by the coding sequence ATGTCCGTGGACTATCTCGCTCTCGAAAAGGACTATGTGGCCCGTTCCGCTCTCCTCGCAAAAGCAGGCGGCGAGCCGATGAAGGCCTTTCGTGCCCTGGTGCGTTCGGTGGGTGGCGACAGTGCCCTCAGCCACAAGCACAAGGAACTCATAGCACTGGCCATTGGCGTGGCCATTCGCTGCGAGGGCTGCATCGTCTTTCACGTCCGTGCTTGCATCAAGGCTGGAGCGACGCGTGACGAACTGGTCGACATGCTGGCCGTCGCCGTGGAGATGGGCGGCGGCCCGAGTTCGGTCTTCGGTGCCCAGGCACTGGAATGTTTCGATCAGATGGCGGCCGGCTGA
- a CDS encoding sugar ABC transporter substrate-binding protein codes for MTSRWLNGGVALIALAAASTAQAATEVRVIVSHYSDQTAPIFEGMAKDFEAAHPDIDIVIEDVAWGALQQRLTTDIAGGTAPDISIIGTRWLVDFVDNDIVEPLSGYMSDEFKERFIGTFMSPSTIDGEVYGLPVAASARAMYYNKDLFEKAGVGNPPKNWDELADASKKISDLGDDIYGFGLQGGGDTETDAYWYYSLWSEGGDIIVDGKSGIASDAAIKAADIYKNLIDSGLTQPSVTNYNRQDVESLLKQGKVGMILSGPWLRGQLKEESPDLQYGITAIPEGTQPATYGVTDSIVMFASSQVKQEAWQFLEETAFSDKWRREFTLKEGFLPVFNSVAADPHFADDPELKAFTDMLPYAHFAPLVANWQEIADTTKAALQKIYLGESDSAAALGEAAQKIDGILD; via the coding sequence ATGACAAGTCGATGGCTCAACGGTGGCGTGGCCCTGATTGCACTGGCAGCCGCCAGCACCGCTCAGGCCGCGACCGAAGTCCGTGTCATCGTGTCGCACTACAGCGACCAGACCGCGCCGATCTTCGAGGGCATGGCCAAGGATTTCGAGGCCGCCCATCCTGACATCGATATCGTCATCGAGGACGTCGCCTGGGGTGCCCTACAGCAGCGGCTCACGACCGACATCGCCGGCGGCACCGCTCCCGACATTTCGATCATCGGCACGCGCTGGCTGGTGGATTTCGTCGACAACGACATCGTGGAGCCATTATCCGGCTACATGAGCGATGAATTCAAGGAGCGCTTCATCGGCACCTTCATGTCGCCGTCGACGATCGATGGCGAGGTGTACGGACTGCCGGTCGCTGCCTCGGCGCGGGCGATGTATTACAACAAGGATCTCTTCGAGAAGGCCGGCGTCGGGAATCCCCCCAAGAACTGGGATGAACTGGCGGATGCCTCAAAGAAGATCTCCGACCTTGGCGATGACATCTACGGTTTTGGCCTCCAGGGCGGCGGCGACACTGAGACCGATGCCTATTGGTACTATTCCCTGTGGAGCGAGGGCGGCGACATCATCGTCGACGGCAAGAGCGGCATCGCCAGCGATGCCGCGATCAAGGCGGCCGATATCTACAAGAACCTGATCGATTCCGGCCTTACCCAGCCATCGGTGACCAATTACAACCGTCAGGATGTCGAAAGCCTGCTCAAGCAAGGCAAGGTCGGCATGATCCTGTCCGGCCCGTGGCTGCGCGGCCAGCTCAAAGAGGAGTCGCCCGACCTCCAATACGGCATCACCGCCATTCCCGAAGGCACCCAGCCGGCAACATACGGCGTGACGGACAGCATCGTCATGTTCGCCTCCAGCCAGGTGAAGCAGGAAGCATGGCAGTTTCTCGAGGAGACCGCCTTTTCCGACAAGTGGCGCCGCGAGTTCACGCTCAAGGAAGGTTTCCTGCCGGTGTTCAATTCGGTAGCCGCCGACCCGCATTTCGCCGATGATCCCGAGCTCAAGGCATTCACCGACATGCTGCCGTACGCCCACTTCGCACCGCTGGTGGCCAACTGGCAGGAGATCGCCGACACGACGAAGGCAGCCCTGCAAAAGATCTATCTCGGTGAATCCGACAGTGCCGCAGCCCTCGGCGAGGCCGCCCAGAAGATCGACGGCATTCTCGACTGA